The Vibrio nitrifigilis genome window below encodes:
- the otsB gene encoding trehalose-phosphatase, whose protein sequence is MMNTLPKLPFEQSAIFLDFDGTLVDLKPTPDAVIVTDKVKNTLRQINRETNQASAIITGRSVDSLDSLLAMPEFKVSGSHGMQFRFGNSHTVNQHPDVVALPQSLLDECLLFCAEQQLLLEDKPLTLAIHYRDQPFKEQMVEHFLNDVINRYSTLKLAVQNGKFIRELKPEFINKASALTYFMNCAEFEGRVPWYFGDDVTDEDAFKWVNNHHGVSVKIGEGASCANYRLESPDGVIEFFQAMLEKGGNQ, encoded by the coding sequence ATGATGAATACATTACCTAAGCTGCCTTTTGAGCAATCTGCAATTTTTTTAGATTTTGATGGGACACTAGTAGATTTAAAACCGACGCCTGATGCAGTGATAGTCACTGATAAAGTCAAAAATACGTTGCGGCAAATAAACCGCGAGACGAATCAAGCGAGTGCCATCATAACCGGACGTAGTGTAGATTCACTCGACAGCTTACTGGCGATGCCTGAATTTAAAGTGAGCGGTAGCCACGGGATGCAGTTTCGTTTTGGAAACAGCCATACCGTTAATCAACATCCAGATGTTGTTGCTTTGCCTCAGTCTTTGTTGGACGAATGCCTACTGTTTTGTGCAGAGCAGCAATTGCTTCTTGAAGACAAGCCTCTTACGCTTGCCATCCATTACCGTGATCAACCGTTTAAAGAGCAGATGGTTGAACATTTTCTTAACGATGTCATAAACCGGTATTCAACACTTAAGCTTGCTGTGCAAAATGGCAAATTTATACGGGAACTGAAACCAGAATTTATTAATAAAGCTTCTGCTCTTACATACTTCATGAATTGTGCTGAATTTGAGGGGCGAGTCCCTTGGTATTTTGGCGATGACGTTACTGACGAAGATGCCTTTAAATGGGTCAACAATCACCATGGTGTGTCCGTTAAAATCGGCGAAGGGGCGAGTTGTGCTAATTATCGCTTGGAGTCTCCCGACGGTGTCATAGAATTTTTTCAAGCTATGCTGGAAAAAGGAGGGAACCAGTGA
- a CDS encoding glycoside hydrolase family 15 protein — protein sequence MIDNSLDLALIGNCRISALIDKMGEVVWSCMPRFDSDPVFASLLKTGEKTEQIGTYGIDLDGFSHSKQQYRKNTAILETTLFDQKGNGVRITDFAPRLMLYGRVHRPVSLIRILSPIGSPKIRVRLRPADNETGQPYVKIEGSNHIKYLNDTLSLRLTTDLSITCIQDESWFILDQDSYLIFGNDESLEEPIQQLTLRFLNETEQHWRTWVCNLAIPFEWQDAVIRSAITLKLSAYEDTGAIVAAMTTSVPEAKNTQRNWDYRFCWLRDSYFTVHALNRLGVTATMEQYLRYLINLATNMDDEYLQPVFCINGSKQMEEKIIKKLDGYRGMGPVRFGNQAADQIQHDVYGAVVLSATQMFFDERIRKPDDKRLFPVLEQVGEKAVQYYNQPDAGLWELRGSQHIHTFSSIMCWAAADRLAKIAAKLHLSGRQEYWARHAELIKQDIDSNAFNKEIGSYTATWGGDTMDASLLLACSLGFVSGDDPKFIGTVEAIEQHLRPKGSKYIFRYVIEDDFGEPENAFTICSFWYIEALCAIGRCTEARELFEDLLQRRNHVGLLSEDLDPETGELWGNFPQTYSMVGIINCARMLSQRWEDEL from the coding sequence GTGATTGATAACAGTCTTGATCTTGCGTTGATTGGTAACTGCCGTATTAGCGCATTAATCGACAAAATGGGCGAGGTGGTATGGTCTTGTATGCCTCGTTTCGATAGTGACCCGGTATTTGCCTCATTACTTAAGACGGGTGAAAAAACGGAACAAATTGGCACCTATGGTATCGATTTGGATGGCTTTTCTCATAGCAAACAACAATACCGTAAAAATACGGCAATATTAGAAACAACGTTGTTCGACCAAAAAGGAAACGGTGTAAGGATCACTGATTTTGCGCCACGTTTGATGCTTTATGGCCGTGTTCACCGGCCAGTTTCCTTAATCCGAATACTGTCTCCAATTGGCTCACCAAAGATTCGAGTAAGGCTGCGTCCTGCGGATAATGAAACTGGGCAGCCTTATGTCAAAATCGAGGGGAGTAACCATATTAAGTATCTTAACGATACGCTTTCTCTTCGGTTGACCACCGATCTCTCGATTACTTGTATTCAAGATGAAAGTTGGTTCATTCTCGATCAAGATTCTTACTTAATCTTCGGTAATGATGAAAGCCTTGAAGAGCCTATTCAGCAGCTAACACTACGTTTTCTTAATGAAACAGAGCAGCATTGGCGAACTTGGGTTTGTAACTTAGCAATACCTTTTGAGTGGCAGGATGCGGTAATTCGATCGGCAATTACATTAAAGCTGTCAGCTTATGAAGATACCGGGGCGATTGTTGCGGCCATGACGACCTCGGTCCCTGAAGCCAAAAATACTCAACGCAATTGGGACTACCGGTTTTGTTGGTTGCGGGATAGTTATTTTACAGTGCACGCCTTAAACCGGTTAGGTGTCACCGCGACGATGGAGCAATACCTGCGTTATTTGATCAACCTCGCCACTAATATGGATGATGAATATCTTCAACCGGTGTTCTGTATTAATGGCAGTAAGCAGATGGAAGAAAAAATCATCAAGAAGTTGGATGGCTATCGAGGTATGGGGCCTGTTCGATTTGGTAACCAAGCTGCGGATCAAATCCAACATGATGTATACGGAGCTGTCGTACTTTCTGCTACGCAAATGTTTTTTGATGAGCGGATTCGCAAACCTGACGATAAGCGACTTTTCCCAGTTTTAGAACAAGTGGGTGAGAAAGCCGTTCAATACTATAACCAGCCTGATGCGGGATTATGGGAGTTACGTGGAAGTCAACATATCCATACCTTTTCCAGCATCATGTGTTGGGCTGCGGCGGACCGATTAGCTAAAATCGCCGCTAAGCTTCATCTGTCTGGCCGCCAAGAATATTGGGCTCGTCACGCCGAGTTAATCAAGCAGGATATTGATAGTAACGCTTTCAATAAAGAAATAGGCAGTTATACCGCCACATGGGGTGGCGACACTATGGATGCGAGTTTGCTATTAGCCTGCTCACTTGGATTTGTTTCGGGTGATGATCCTAAATTCATTGGGACCGTGGAAGCGATTGAACAACATCTACGGCCAAAAGGGAGTAAATACATCTTTCGTTATGTGATTGAAGATGATTTTGGCGAGCCTGAAAATGCGTTTACGATCTGCTCTTTTTGGTATATCGAAGCGTTATGTGCCATCGGGCGGTGTACCGAGGCGAGGGAATTATTTGAAGACTTATTGCAACGCCGCAATCACGTTGGGTTGTTATCAGAGGATCTAGACCCAGAGACAGGAGAATTGTGGGGTAACTTCCCGCAAACCTACAGTATGGTAGGCATTATTAATTGTGCTCGCATGTTAAGTCAAAGATGGGAGGATGAATTATGA
- a CDS encoding alpha,alpha-trehalose-phosphate synthase (UDP-forming) has product MSRLVVVSNRVAKPDTVKGGAHGGLAVGVFAAMEESGGIWFGWNGRIENRPSTEVREESRGNIDFITVGLRQNEYKNFYLGYSNNVIWPLFHQRPDLMRYRNHYRAGYLGVNRKFANHLLHYLKPDDTIWIHDYQLIPMAKMLREAGVKSKIGFFLHTPFPAFDLLRALPYYDNMLDELLNYDLVGFHTPIDQFDYHQAIEHTFGGTITETNHITCHGHEQDTGVYPIGVDPEDIETAANKGVSTKEYLQLREELGDRKLIIGVDRLDYSKGIFHRFQAYDQLLKNNQDLHRKLVYMQVAPTSRGDVKAYEQLAKQVEQSAGHVNGTYADFDWTPLRYINRGFRRSTVIALYNMSHIGFVTPLRDGMNLVAKEYVAAQNPEDPGVLVLSKMAGAAYELDAALIVNPYDTEAVADTLAKAIRMPLDERIDRWKQMMAIIRKNDIVAWQRNFRQDLRHYPHKLF; this is encoded by the coding sequence ATGAGTCGACTTGTTGTTGTGTCTAATCGTGTTGCCAAGCCTGATACGGTAAAAGGGGGCGCTCATGGCGGCCTTGCTGTTGGAGTGTTTGCTGCGATGGAAGAATCTGGCGGTATCTGGTTTGGTTGGAATGGCAGAATTGAAAACAGACCGAGCACTGAAGTGAGAGAGGAGAGCCGCGGTAATATCGATTTCATTACGGTTGGCTTAAGGCAAAACGAATACAAGAATTTTTATCTTGGATACTCTAACAATGTTATTTGGCCTCTGTTTCACCAACGCCCTGATTTAATGCGTTATCGCAATCATTATCGGGCGGGTTATTTAGGCGTTAACCGAAAATTCGCCAATCATTTACTGCATTATCTAAAACCCGATGACACCATCTGGATTCATGACTATCAATTGATTCCAATGGCAAAAATGTTACGTGAGGCCGGGGTTAAATCTAAAATTGGTTTTTTCCTGCATACACCTTTCCCTGCATTTGATTTACTGCGTGCGTTACCGTATTACGACAATATGCTTGATGAACTGTTGAATTATGATTTGGTTGGGTTTCATACGCCGATTGATCAATTTGATTATCACCAAGCTATCGAACATACCTTTGGCGGTACGATTACAGAAACGAATCACATTACCTGTCACGGTCACGAACAAGACACTGGTGTGTATCCCATTGGCGTCGATCCAGAAGATATAGAAACCGCGGCGAATAAAGGGGTGAGTACTAAAGAGTATCTGCAATTACGTGAAGAACTTGGAGATAGAAAACTGATTATAGGGGTGGATCGGCTTGATTACAGTAAAGGGATATTTCATCGTTTCCAGGCCTATGATCAGCTACTCAAGAATAACCAAGACTTGCATCGTAAATTGGTCTATATGCAAGTGGCACCGACGTCTCGTGGCGACGTCAAAGCCTATGAGCAACTTGCCAAGCAAGTAGAACAATCAGCGGGACATGTAAACGGTACTTACGCAGATTTTGATTGGACACCGCTCCGTTATATTAATCGCGGGTTTAGACGTAGCACGGTTATCGCTTTATATAATATGTCTCATATTGGATTCGTAACGCCCTTACGTGATGGCATGAATCTAGTAGCTAAAGAGTATGTCGCAGCACAAAATCCAGAAGATCCAGGTGTACTCGTGTTATCAAAAATGGCTGGGGCGGCTTACGAGTTGGATGCGGCTTTAATTGTGAATCCATATGATACTGAAGCGGTGGCCGATACGTTAGCCAAAGCGATACGTATGCCGCTTGATGAACGTATTGACCGATGGAAACAAATGATGGCGATCATACGTAAAAACGATATTGTGGCGTGGCAAAGAAACTTTCGCCAAGATTTAAGGCATTACCCGCATAAACTGTTTTGA
- a CDS encoding LysE family translocator, producing the protein MYIQNFEAFVIAITILTLTPGLDTALVIRNTSRAGISDGCVTSFGICSGLFVHATFSAIGISAVLAQSAELFQVVKMIGAAYLIWLGYNSLKGLIKGNSGGLHVETANNSNLSIRRSLREGFLSNVLNPKTAVFYLAFLPQFISPAHSALLQSLFMAAVHFVIAMIWQCALSGALNKARTLLKSAKFMRWMEGTTGCVLVGLGVKLMLERR; encoded by the coding sequence ATGTACATACAAAATTTTGAAGCTTTTGTCATAGCCATTACCATTTTGACTTTAACACCCGGACTTGATACGGCATTAGTGATTCGTAATACGTCACGTGCAGGTATTAGTGATGGTTGTGTAACGAGTTTTGGTATTTGTAGTGGACTGTTTGTTCATGCCACGTTTTCTGCAATTGGTATTTCTGCAGTGTTAGCACAATCAGCAGAACTGTTTCAAGTCGTGAAAATGATTGGAGCGGCCTACTTAATATGGCTTGGCTACAATAGTTTGAAAGGTTTGATAAAAGGGAACAGTGGTGGTTTGCATGTTGAAACGGCCAATAACTCGAACTTAAGCATTCGTCGTTCGTTGCGCGAAGGTTTTCTATCTAACGTACTTAATCCGAAAACGGCGGTCTTTTACTTAGCATTTTTACCGCAATTTATTAGTCCGGCGCATTCAGCGTTACTGCAATCATTGTTTATGGCAGCGGTACATTTTGTGATCGCAATGATTTGGCAGTGTGCATTATCTGGCGCTCTCAATAAAGCGAGAACTCTGTTGAAAAGCGCTAAGTTTATGCGTTGGATGGAAGGTACAACAGGATGTGTTTTAGTCGGTCTAGGTGTTAAGTTAATGCTTGAACGTCGATAA
- a CDS encoding alanine/glycine:cation symporter family protein, protein MKNLQDILQTIDHFVWGPPLLILLVGTGIYFTFRLGMIQFRHLPTALKMVFSKDKSNAKQGDVSAFAALCTALSATIGTGNIVGVATAIKLGGPGALFWMWLAALFGMATKYSECLLAVKYRKIDDKGQMVGGPMYFLKYGVGSNLLATLFAIFAIGVAFFGIGTFAQVNAIVDATHISFGISKEVTAVVLTLLVAIVTIGGIQSISKVAGKVVPAMAVFYIIACLAIIVTNADKLMDAISLVIESAFTSTAATGGFLGASIMLAIQSGIARGVFSNESGLGSAPMAAAAAKTDSCVRQGLISMTGTFFDTILICTMTGLALILTGAWQSDYAGAAMTTYAFAVGLNAHDAGPMLVSIGLMFFAFTTILGWNYYGERCVVFLMGTKAVLPYKFIFICLVASGAFLQLDLIWIIADIVNGLMAIPNLIGLILLRKVITEETRLYFKPAQTANDDNVALETN, encoded by the coding sequence ATGAAAAACCTACAAGACATTTTACAAACTATTGACCACTTTGTTTGGGGTCCACCACTACTCATTTTATTAGTCGGTACAGGTATCTACTTTACGTTCCGTTTAGGAATGATCCAATTTCGCCACCTGCCTACCGCACTAAAAATGGTGTTTAGCAAAGACAAAAGCAATGCAAAACAAGGGGATGTTTCGGCATTTGCTGCGTTATGTACTGCGCTATCTGCCACCATAGGCACGGGTAATATTGTTGGTGTTGCAACAGCGATCAAATTGGGCGGTCCTGGCGCTCTATTTTGGATGTGGTTAGCGGCACTTTTTGGTATGGCAACAAAATACTCTGAGTGTTTACTTGCTGTTAAATATCGTAAAATTGACGATAAAGGCCAAATGGTTGGCGGTCCAATGTACTTCTTGAAGTATGGTGTTGGCTCTAATTTACTTGCGACATTATTTGCCATTTTTGCCATAGGTGTAGCATTTTTTGGTATCGGTACCTTTGCTCAAGTGAATGCTATTGTTGATGCTACCCATATTTCGTTTGGTATTTCTAAAGAAGTGACTGCCGTTGTGCTCACACTCTTGGTTGCTATTGTGACCATTGGTGGCATTCAATCGATCTCGAAAGTCGCGGGTAAAGTTGTTCCAGCGATGGCCGTGTTTTACATCATTGCTTGCTTGGCGATTATTGTGACCAACGCAGACAAATTAATGGATGCAATTTCACTGGTGATTGAATCGGCCTTTACCTCAACAGCAGCAACTGGCGGTTTCTTGGGCGCTTCTATCATGTTAGCGATTCAATCAGGGATTGCTCGCGGCGTGTTCTCAAATGAATCGGGATTAGGCAGTGCTCCAATGGCCGCAGCGGCAGCTAAAACGGATTCTTGTGTTCGCCAAGGCCTGATTTCAATGACCGGCACCTTCTTTGATACTATTTTAATTTGTACCATGACAGGCCTAGCTCTAATTCTTACCGGTGCATGGCAAAGCGATTATGCGGGTGCGGCAATGACAACCTACGCATTTGCTGTTGGTTTAAATGCGCATGATGCTGGCCCAATGTTAGTCTCTATCGGTCTAATGTTCTTTGCTTTTACCACCATCTTGGGTTGGAACTACTACGGTGAGCGCTGTGTCGTGTTCTTAATGGGCACCAAAGCAGTATTACCTTATAAATTCATTTTTATTTGCTTGGTCGCTTCTGGCGCTTTCTTACAACTCGATCTTATTTGGATTATTGCCGATATTGTTAACGGTTTAATGGCGATTCCAAACCTAATCGGATTGATTTTACTACGTAAAGTGATTACAGAAGAAACTCGTTTGTACTTTAAACCTGCACAAACGGCCAACGATGATAATGTTGCGCTAGAAACCAACTAA
- a CDS encoding chromosome partitioning protein ParA codes for MDHHNNIDDNEDVVVIEQRDKRTYIYIGIAAVLGLALGGLIGSTLTSSKWQSAYDSLNHKYEQLTDKNSDISKQAQSDLAQANQQLQDKIDAAVTKATEDKQSQITKLEKEVAELEKVNDSLDSKVTNQKATLAKVDEQKDKLAKKANLQASVFERSREIFQKELKTKQELEKLQKERDDLAPKIKELKKACDLYLAGTSWDAKSDSCDKQDEAKARLGQLDQMIHVHQMDLKQMKALSEDIGLK; via the coding sequence GTGGACCATCACAATAATATCGATGACAACGAAGATGTAGTGGTAATAGAGCAGAGAGATAAGCGTACATATATCTATATCGGTATTGCCGCTGTTTTGGGATTGGCATTAGGTGGATTAATTGGCTCGACGCTAACATCGTCAAAATGGCAATCCGCTTACGATTCATTGAATCATAAGTATGAACAATTAACGGATAAAAACTCGGATATATCGAAGCAAGCGCAAAGTGATTTGGCCCAAGCCAATCAACAGCTGCAAGATAAAATTGATGCCGCAGTGACTAAAGCAACTGAGGATAAACAATCTCAAATCACCAAGTTAGAAAAAGAGGTTGCTGAACTGGAGAAAGTGAATGATTCTCTTGATAGCAAGGTAACTAACCAAAAAGCAACCCTAGCTAAAGTGGATGAGCAGAAAGATAAATTAGCTAAGAAAGCGAATTTGCAAGCGAGCGTTTTTGAACGTTCACGCGAGATCTTTCAAAAAGAGTTAAAAACCAAGCAAGAACTAGAAAAATTGCAGAAAGAACGTGATGATTTAGCTCCAAAAATTAAAGAACTGAAAAAAGCGTGTGATCTTTATTTAGCTGGAACCTCTTGGGATGCTAAATCTGACTCTTGTGATAAACAAGATGAAGCAAAGGCTCGCCTAGGACAATTAGATCAGATGATTCATGTCCATCAAATGGATTTGAAACAGATGAAAGCGTTGTCGGAAGATATTGGTTTAAAGTAG
- a CDS encoding YajQ family cyclic di-GMP-binding protein, with protein sequence MPSFDIVSEIDTVELRNAVDNANRELSTRFDFRNVDASFDLSNDIVKLKAEGDFQITQMMDILRNNLAKRGVDPRSMDSKPASQSGKNWNKDVVFQQGIETLTAKKMVKMIKDAKLKVQASIQGDKVRVTGKKRDDLQSVIAMFKGSDLELPLQYNNFRD encoded by the coding sequence ATGCCCTCTTTTGATATTGTTTCAGAAATCGATACCGTTGAACTTCGTAACGCTGTAGATAATGCTAACCGTGAGCTCTCCACTCGTTTCGATTTTCGTAACGTAGACGCAAGCTTTGATCTATCAAACGATATTGTGAAATTAAAAGCCGAAGGTGATTTTCAAATCACACAAATGATGGATATTTTACGGAATAACCTTGCCAAACGAGGCGTTGATCCCCGTTCAATGGATTCAAAGCCTGCATCTCAATCGGGTAAAAACTGGAATAAAGACGTGGTCTTCCAGCAAGGTATCGAAACGCTTACTGCGAAAAAAATGGTGAAAATGATCAAAGATGCCAAACTAAAAGTTCAAGCATCGATTCAAGGCGATAAAGTCCGTGTCACTGGTAAAAAGCGCGATGATCTTCAGTCTGTAATTGCAATGTTTAAAGGTTCTGATTTAGAACTGCCATTGCAATATAATAACTTCCGCGATTAA
- a CDS encoding putative PEP-binding protein, producing the protein MSFEQSSVIHEQLALGNSLPGADSQGKSPFLFVSLSELIAECVFYHPTLVCGTEGLTELEKNSLDALLNGQSIEEHFVSTLVAQIEHAITADHQTVRVSLSNADSHDFQALIGGSVENSEVNPAIGLRGVSRYASKSYAAGFALECKVIKALREKGHDIEIVVPFVRTLSNAATVIDRLAEQGLPRGLNGLKVSYVCNVPSSALLAERLLKYFDGVVIDWDLLTQCTLGIDKQNPELEHLYNPESEAVTMLVAEAASAAEKANKPLVIVTTALAQYSKLQAYLIDNHPNTCLFDF; encoded by the coding sequence ATGAGTTTTGAACAATCAAGTGTGATCCATGAACAACTCGCTCTGGGAAATAGCTTACCTGGCGCTGATAGTCAGGGAAAAAGTCCATTTTTATTTGTGTCTTTGTCAGAGCTAATTGCAGAGTGCGTTTTCTATCACCCAACACTCGTATGTGGCACAGAAGGACTAACAGAACTAGAAAAAAATTCCTTAGATGCTTTACTGAATGGTCAGTCAATTGAAGAGCACTTTGTCTCAACTTTAGTTGCACAAATTGAACATGCGATAACGGCCGACCACCAAACAGTTCGAGTCTCTTTAAGTAACGCCGATAGCCATGATTTTCAAGCATTGATAGGTGGTAGTGTAGAAAACAGTGAAGTGAACCCAGCGATCGGTTTGCGTGGTGTTTCTCGCTATGCATCGAAATCTTATGCGGCTGGCTTCGCTCTTGAATGTAAAGTGATCAAAGCATTACGTGAAAAAGGGCATGATATTGAAATCGTTGTGCCATTTGTTCGTACTTTAAGTAATGCCGCTACCGTTATTGATCGCTTAGCCGAGCAAGGTTTACCGCGCGGATTAAACGGATTAAAAGTGTCTTACGTTTGTAACGTGCCTTCTTCTGCATTATTGGCTGAACGTTTGCTCAAATATTTTGATGGCGTTGTTATTGATTGGGATCTACTCACACAATGTACGTTAGGTATCGATAAACAGAACCCAGAATTGGAGCATCTCTATAACCCAGAGAGTGAGGCTGTGACTATGCTCGTCGCCGAAGCAGCAAGTGCCGCAGAAAAAGCCAATAAGCCGTTAGTGATTGTCACTACTGCGTTAGCACAATACAGTAAGCTGCAAGCCTACTTGATTGATAATCACCCTAATACCTGTTTGTTTGATTTTTAA
- a CDS encoding CvfB family protein encodes MINVGQINRLEVVKIADFGVFLDAGEYGSALLPNRFVPNQTEVGQTVDAFLYFDSENQIAATTEQPIAKVGEWGLMKIEGVNSIGAFANWGIKGKDLLIPFSEQRGRLALGQTILVYVYTDKASGRIVGTTKFNKWLDNTPANYTKNQQVDLIIAERSDLGFKAIVNGQHWGMIFPSDVFGKLFIGKKLKGFIKNVREDGKIDLALQKVGVAKMDDLSSKIVDTLEKKGGFLPLSDKSSPEAIFAEFRTSKGTFKKSIGGLYKQGVIVIEKDGIRLV; translated from the coding sequence ATGATTAATGTAGGTCAGATTAACCGCCTCGAAGTAGTAAAAATTGCCGATTTCGGTGTTTTTTTGGATGCAGGAGAGTATGGCAGCGCTTTGTTACCAAATCGTTTCGTTCCTAACCAAACTGAAGTTGGGCAAACTGTTGACGCATTCCTCTATTTCGATTCAGAAAACCAGATTGCTGCGACCACTGAGCAACCCATTGCCAAAGTAGGCGAATGGGGCCTGATGAAAATTGAGGGTGTTAACAGTATCGGAGCGTTTGCAAACTGGGGAATTAAAGGCAAGGATCTGCTTATTCCATTTAGTGAACAACGTGGGCGTTTGGCTTTAGGGCAAACCATCCTTGTTTATGTATACACAGATAAAGCATCTGGCCGTATTGTTGGTACCACTAAGTTCAATAAATGGTTGGATAATACCCCCGCCAACTATACAAAAAACCAACAAGTTGATTTGATCATTGCGGAACGCTCTGATTTAGGTTTCAAGGCGATCGTTAACGGACAACACTGGGGGATGATTTTCCCGTCAGATGTTTTCGGTAAGTTGTTTATTGGTAAAAAGCTGAAAGGTTTTATTAAGAATGTTCGTGAAGATGGCAAAATCGATTTAGCGCTGCAAAAAGTCGGTGTCGCTAAAATGGATGATCTTAGTTCGAAAATCGTTGATACCTTAGAGAAAAAAGGTGGCTTTTTGCCGCTGAGCGATAAGTCTTCACCAGAAGCTATTTTTGCTGAGTTTCGTACAAGTAAAGGTACATTTAAAAAATCGATTGGTGGATTATATAAGCAGGGTGTGATTGTGATTGAGAAAGACGGCATTCGCCTAGTTTAA
- the rsmF gene encoding 16S rRNA (cytosine(1407)-C(5))-methyltransferase RsmF, protein MHPNIQFPQSFLEAMAKIMPDTLHMDDFIAACQRPLRKSIRVNTLKISVDDFLKLAHNKQWQLSPVPWCETGFWIEADETLVPLGNTAEHMAGLFYIQEASSMMPVSALFSDTNETPSYRCVLDVAAAPGSKTTQMASLMDNEGVLVANEFSASRVKVLHANIERCGVRNAALTNFDGRIFGGWLPEQFDAILLDAPCSGEGTIRKDPDAMKNWSPESVISIADTQKDLIESAFQSLKVGGTLVYSTCTLSQEENQQVCWHLKNTYGDAVSFEPLNDLFPEANKALTEDGFLHIFPQVYDCEGFFVAKLRKHAAVTTPEVKKRLGKFPFAKATKKVSQDIAQQLESSLGIVLPEYSTLWIRDNDVWLFPDALEEMLGEVRFSRMGIKIAETHKKGYRWQHQVATALATWNIDHSVELNTEQAREWYMGRDIRPDNLSGKGEVVVCYDKNVIGLGKWVGNRIKNGLPRELVRDKNLF, encoded by the coding sequence TTGCACCCTAACATCCAATTCCCGCAGTCCTTTTTAGAAGCGATGGCAAAAATAATGCCTGACACTCTTCACATGGACGACTTTATTGCTGCCTGTCAGCGTCCTTTACGCAAAAGCATTCGTGTAAACACCCTCAAAATCAGTGTCGATGATTTCCTTAAACTAGCGCATAACAAACAATGGCAACTGTCCCCTGTACCTTGGTGTGAAACAGGCTTTTGGATAGAAGCAGATGAAACGCTAGTCCCACTTGGCAACACGGCAGAACACATGGCTGGTTTATTTTATATTCAAGAAGCCAGTTCCATGATGCCAGTCAGCGCACTTTTTTCAGATACTAATGAGACCCCGTCGTATCGCTGTGTGTTAGATGTGGCAGCAGCACCAGGTTCAAAAACGACACAAATGGCTTCTTTAATGGATAACGAAGGCGTGTTAGTCGCTAACGAATTCTCAGCCAGCCGCGTCAAAGTATTACACGCGAATATCGAACGGTGTGGTGTGAGAAATGCGGCATTAACCAATTTCGATGGGCGAATTTTTGGTGGTTGGTTACCCGAACAGTTTGACGCTATTTTACTTGATGCGCCCTGCTCTGGCGAAGGAACGATACGTAAAGATCCCGATGCAATGAAAAACTGGTCACCAGAATCAGTGATAAGCATCGCTGATACGCAAAAAGATCTAATAGAAAGCGCTTTTCAATCACTTAAGGTCGGCGGCACCTTAGTTTACTCCACTTGTACCTTAAGCCAAGAAGAAAACCAACAAGTCTGTTGGCACCTGAAAAATACGTATGGTGACGCGGTCAGTTTTGAGCCTTTAAACGATCTGTTCCCCGAGGCCAATAAAGCATTAACGGAAGATGGCTTCCTGCATATTTTCCCACAAGTCTACGACTGTGAAGGCTTCTTTGTTGCCAAACTACGTAAACACGCAGCCGTCACGACACCAGAAGTGAAAAAGCGTTTAGGTAAATTCCCATTTGCAAAAGCCACTAAAAAAGTCAGTCAAGACATTGCTCAACAGTTAGAATCTAGCTTAGGTATTGTGTTGCCTGAGTACAGTACTCTTTGGATTCGCGATAATGACGTATGGCTATTTCCTGACGCGTTAGAAGAGATGCTCGGTGAGGTCCGTTTTTCTCGTATGGGAATTAAAATAGCGGAAACTCATAAAAAGGGTTATCGCTGGCAACATCAAGTTGCAACAGCTCTAGCAACTTGGAATATAGATCACAGCGTTGAGTTAAATACTGAGCAAGCTCGAGAGTGGTATATGGGTCGAGATATTCGCCCAGATAACTTATCTGGAAAAGGTGAAGTAGTCGTGTGCTACGATAAGAACGTGATCGGCTTAGGAAAATGGGTAGGCAACCGAATTAAAAATGGTCTTCCACGCGAATTAGTTCGTGATAAAAACCTATTTTAG